A stretch of Lathyrus oleraceus cultivar Zhongwan6 chromosome 6, CAAS_Psat_ZW6_1.0, whole genome shotgun sequence DNA encodes these proteins:
- the LOC127096574 gene encoding GDSL esterase/lipase At5g03610 — MDSHKQLFILLCLSLVLVLLSGLQVEASRHIKHHPSKQLFVFGDSYVDTGNTPKSKPGSWKQPYGITFPGKPAGRFSDGRVLTDFIAKYLGLRSPIPHKFRNVVPKNYFKYGMNFAYGGTGVFDTSTSGPNVTTQINSFNQLVQENVYTQSDITKSIAYVSVAGNDYNHYLATNGSIQGFPSFIASVVKQTATNLVQLQKLGFKRIVVGALQPLGCLPQTTAQNSFKSCNSTFNDLVVLHNNLLDQSVTKLNQEANGYTTFVILDIFESFRSVLNNPSRHNIKERLKPCCFGVSSQYNCGSVDENNVKKYSVCENPESTFFWDRLHPTQAGWNAVYNELKIKSLHQILY, encoded by the exons ATGGACTCACACAAGCAACTTTTCATCCTCTTATGTCTATCTCTAGTTCTTGTACTTCTCTCAG GGCTGCAAGTTGAGGCCAGTCGTCACATCAAACATCATCCTTCAAAACAATTGTTTGTTTTTGGGGACTCATATGTTGACACCGGCAACACCCCAAAAAGTAAACCTGGTTCATGGAAACAACCATATGGCATTACCTTTCCCGGAAAACCAGCCGGAAGATTTTCCGATGGCAGAGTCTTAACTGACTTCATTG CCAAGTATTTGGGATTGAGATCACCAATTCCCCACAAATTCAGGAATGTTGTACCTAAGAATTATTTTAAGTATGGAATGAACTTTGCATATGGTGGTACAGGTGTATTTGATACATCCACTTCAGGTCCAAATGTGACTACTCAAATCAATTCCTTCAACCAACTTGTTCAAGAAAATGTTTATACTCAATCAGATATCACAAAATCTATTGCTTATGTATCTGTTGCTGGAAATGATTACAATCATTACTTGGCCACTAATGGCTCTATCCAG GGCTTTCCATCTTTCATTGCCTCAGTGGTTAAACAAACAGCTACCAATTTGGTTCAACTCCAAAAGTTAGGGTTTAAGAGAATTGTTGTTGGTGCTTTACAACCTCTTGGTTGTCTTCCTCAAACTACTGCTCAAAACTCATTCAAAAGTTGCAATAGTACATTTAATGATCTTGTAGTTCTCCATAACAACCTATTGGACCAATCTGTGACAAAGTTGAACCAAGAAGCCAACGGTTACACCACCTTTGTGATTCTAGATATTTTTGAGAGTTTCAGGTCGGTGTTGAATAACCCTTCAAGGCATAACATCAAGGAACGTTTGAAGCCATGTTGCTTTGGAGTTAGTAGTCAGTATAATTGTGGAAGTGTAGATGAGAATAATGTTAAGAAGTATTCGGTTTGTGAAAATCCGGAATCTACTTTCTTTTGGGATCGGTTGCACCCAACACAGGCTGGTTGGAATGCTGTCTATAATGAGTTGAAGATTAAAAGTCTTCATCAAATTCTATACTAG